The DNA sequence TAAATGTTTATTTTTGTATTTGAATTTCATTTAAGTACAAGATCTTGCTGGAGATCACTGACCTTACCTTCCACAGCTAGAAGGACAGGCAGTGGAGTTCCCTGACCTTACCTTCCACAGCTAGGAAGACAGGCAGGGAGGTCACTGGACTTACCTTCCACAGCTAGGAGGACAGGCAGAGAGATCTTAGGACTGGTGGAGACCTGGCACTCATACACTCCAGCATCCCTAAAGGTCACTGAACTGATCTCCAGGAACCAGTGTCTGCTCTCTTCCGGGTGTCGAAcctgtggtggagatggtggtggtggtggtgagggcagtggtggtggtgagggcagtggtggtggtgagggcagtggtggtggtggtggtgatgagggtggtggtggaaatggtggtgatggtaaaggtgatggtggtggtagtgcatctTAATTTGGAGTTCATCTCCCACACAAGGATGCTGCACCTCAGGAAGGGGTTCATCTCCCACATAAGGATGCTGCACCTCAGGAAGGGGTTCATCTCCCACATAAGGATGCTGCACCTCAGGAAGGGGTTTATCGCGCACATAAGAATGCTGCACCTCAGGAAGGGGTTCATCTCCCACATAAGGATGCTGCACCTCAGGAAGGGGTTCATCTCCCACATAAGGATGCTGCACCTCAGGAAGGGGTTTATCTCCCACACAAGGATGCTGCATGAACATGGAAGATGACCAAAAAAGAAAAGTCTGAGACATCTTGACCCCAGGACTTGGGGACGCCAGGATCACAGGACATTGGGAACGGTAAAAATAATGAACATTTTTAAGGAACCCGGAAGCTCTAAGAATCTAAGACGCGTTAAGAAGGATCTACACTTCTTTAAGATGGATCATGCCAGCACCAAAAACGACCTTAGACGTGTTAAAAATCAAGCCCCTTAGAAGCATTAAGTATCTGAGAAGGGAATAAGAGTGTAGTAATGTCTTCAAGAAACACTGACCTTAAAACGTTCGTCACTGGTGTAGGTGGAGACTCCTACTGTCAGGATGTGAAGATCTCTCTGTCGGATCCACGACACTTGCTGCTCGCCGAAACAGAATGATGTTACTAACTTCACCACCCGCCTAAAGTAGCTTAATTTACATTAATCTCCTCTAAACAAGGAGCCCAGGCTGATGATATGTCCCCTGCTAGGATTTACTGTATATCTAggtagattctctctctctctctctctctctctctctctctctctctctctctctctctctctctctctctctctctctctctatctctctctctctctctctctctctcgctctctctctctctctctctctctctctctctctctctctctctctctcttttacacagggtttgacaattttaggttaaggatccctaactttattgagaagctatttacaggttaaggattcctaactttgttgacaagctaagagctgttacctacagcagctcatttacaagcatttttattgttatgaaacagaagtagggaacaggatgaagtagggaacaggatgaagttggagccatctgtgggtcaacattttaatttgatcaactgactttatctctcgagtcatcctgaggataaatgatctcagatggagtgatgttctggagaagtgcacagccagagtgaagttgctgctttctgcccgtcttgtggtatagaagcttgtttcacgctgtcctcgaagtggatccaagtgtggtactgtgacaatattggccttgtacataacagtaaggccacccacatccctcctgtgttgaaggctctgctgaaatgacagatctatccaggatgggtccaggcgagagatgagacgtcttgttctgttctctactctgtcaagcagtcgcagatgagagggggggcaggcaaaccaagaaagtggagcatactcaaggtgtgagcgtacctgTGCCtaatacagaatcttgcaacccctactgtcaagcagatgcaagatacgtcgaagtgctgtaagctctctctctctctctctctctctctctctctctctctctctctctctctctctctctctctctcactcactcactcactcactcactcactcattcactcactacTCACATCCTTGGTGCCGAGGTTGAGGACCTGACAGGGAAGGGTGGCCTTCAGACCCACAATAGCCGTGACGTTGGTATCAGAATGTTCATCAAAGTAAGCAGTGTTGACGTTGGCACGCCCCCAAGTGATTCTGGGAGgggccttctcttcctcttcctcctcttcctcctcgctctcctcttcctcctcgctCTCCTCTCCTGCAAAACGTCGGTAAAAGCATGGGAATGGAAGGGGCGCCACAGTAGGCATATAAGACGTGTAAATAAACACAATAGCATTGCAAATGcaaataataacttttattaggcAGATTCTATTCACTTCAGACACCATAATTATTCACTCCTGGACACCCTAATTACTCACTTCAGACACCCTAATCACTCATTCCTGACACCGTACCTCGCACAACATAACTTGTAGTCTTCACGCTGATGATAAGAAGGCAGCAACAAGTTAGAACTAACTTGACAAACTAGGTCAGCAAGGAGGCGCTAGAGACAGTGTATTGCAACAACAACAAATCGTCTGGTCAGTATATCAGAGTAAGTGTGCCACGGGACCTGAGAATACTAATGTTGTAAATTCTACTGTTGAGTTTTGAGGAGAggacctcttgtgtgtgtgtgtgtgtgtgtgtgtgtgtgtgtgtgtgtgtgtgtgtgtgtgtgtgtgtgtgtgtgtgtgtgtgtgtgtgtgtgtgtgtgtgtgtgtctatgtgtgtgtgtgtgtgtgtgtgtgtgtgtgtgtgtgtgtgtgtgtgtgtgtgtgtgtgtgtgtgtgtgtgtgtgtgtgtgtgtgtgtgtgtgtgtgtgagtgtgtatgtgtgtgtgtgtgtgtgtgtgtgtgtgtgtgtgtgtgtgtgtatgtgcatgtgtgtgtgtgtgtgtgtgtgtgtgtgtgtgtgtgtgtgtgtgtgtgtgtgtgtgtgtgtgtgtgtagtgtgtatgtgtgtatgtgtgtgtgtgtgtatgtgtgtatgtgtgtgtatgtgtatgtatgttgtgtgtgtgtgtatgtgtatgtgtgtgtgtgtgtgtgtgtgtgtgtgtgtgtgtgtgtatgtgcatgtgtgtgtgtgtgtgtgtgtgtgtgtgtgtgtgtgtgtgtatgtgtgtgtgtactcacctagttgaggttgcaggggtcgagtccaagctcctggccccgcctcttcactggtcgatactaggtcactctccctgaaccatgagctttatcatacctctgcttaaagctatgtatggatcctgcctccactacatccctttccaaactattccacttcctgactgctctgtggctgaagaaatacttcctaacatccctgtgattcatctgtgtcttcaacttccaactgtgtccccttgttgctgtgtcccatctctggaacatcctgtctttgtccaccttgttaattcctctcagtattttgtatgtcgttatcatgtcccccctatctctcctgtcgtccagtgtcgtcaggttgatttcccttaacctctcctcgtaggacatacctcttagctctggaaccagtcttgttgcaaacctttgcactttctctagtttcttcacgtgcttggctaggtgtgggttccaaactggtgccgcatactccaatatgggcctaacgtacacggtgtacagggtcctgaacgattccttattaagatgtcggaatgctgttctgaggtttgctaggcgcccatatgctgcagcagttatttggttgatgtgcgcttcaggagatgtgcctggtgttatactcaccccaagatcttttcccttgagtgaggtttgtagtgtgtgtgtgtgtgtgtgtgtgtgtgtgtgtgtgtgtgtgtgtgtgtgtgagtgcactcGCCTATTTTTGGTTTCAGGgttagattcatagctcctggccccgtctcatCGCTGatcattactaggtccactctttccctgttcCATAagctttataagaacataagtaagaaggaacactgcaacaggcctactgacccatgcggagcaggtccatgtcccctccccggattagaccaatgacaccccccccccgattagcccaatgacccaccaagtctggttacctccactcaaggatgaagcacggcaccagacccagcagcacaagctagtcaggtccaacttacacccacccacacccactcatgtatttatctaacctatttttaaaactacacagcgttttagcctcaataactgtactcgggagtttgttctactcatccacagctctattaccaaaccagtgctttcctatatccttcctgaatctgaatttttccaacttgaaaccattgctgtgagtcctgtcttggctggaaattttcagcacgctatttacatcccctttatttattcctgttttccatttatacacctcgatcatatctcctctaattctacgcctttcgagagagtgcagattcagggcctcagtctatcctcatagggaagatttctgatacatgggatcatctttgtcatcctcctctgtacgttttccagaacatttatatccattctgtaatacggtgaccagaactgagaagcatagtctaaatgaggcctaaccaaggatatatagagttgaagaacaacctgaggacttctattatttatacttctagatatgatgccaagaattctgttagttttattgcgaacactaatgcactgttgtcttggttttaggttactgctaaccagaactcctaaatccttttcgcaatcagcagtattaagatctacattatttagtttatatgtggcatggttattgtcctgtccaacatttagaactctgcatttgtcaatattaaactgcatctgccacttctccgaccattgcatcagtctattcaaatcatcctggagtgctctagtgtcctcattagaatgaattggacggcctattttggtgtcatcagcaaatttgcttatgtcgctatttattccctcatctatgtcgtttatgtaaattgtgaacaacaaggggcccaacactgacccctgaggaacaccgcttgtgatgtgcccccattctgatttctccccatttatgcaaactctctgctgtatttgtcagccatgcctctacccatgaAAAaacttctcctcctattccgtgtgccttaagtttcctcaatagcctctggtgtggaactctatcgaaagccttactgaagtccatatacacaatatcatattcattaccatgatctacctcctcaaacaccttagtgaaaaaagttagtaaattcgtaagacaggaacgcccctttgtaaagccgtgttgagattcattaatcaatttatgcctttcaagatggctacgaattgcttcggcaattattgattccataaattttctcactatggaggtaaggcttattggtctatagttcgaagccaaggacctgtcacctgccttgtaaataggtattacatttgccattttccacttatcaggcactatgccagtttgtagtgatatgttaaaaagattagccaaaggtatgctaagttcctctttacattccattaCATACACTCCTTAcattcatacctcttcttaaagttatgtatggatcctgcctccactacatcactttccagactatttcactttttGACAACTCTGtgtttgaagaaatacttcctaacatccctgtgacttatctgaccccttgctgctgtgtcgcatctccggaacatcctgtctctgtccagctTATTATTTtgaatgtcattatcatgtcctccagtgttgtcaggctaatttcctttaacctttcttcgtaggacattccccttacctccagaactaaccttgtggcaaactttcgcactttctctaatttcttgacatgcttgacaagGAGTAGGTTctaaactagtgctgcatactccaataaaaacttgacgtacacggtgtacagattcttgaacgattccttactgaggtatcggaacactattcttaggtttgctaggcgcccatatgctgcagcagttatttgattgatgtgtgcttccggagacatgctctgtgttatactcaccccaagatccttttccttgagtgaggttcgcagtctttggccacctagcatatactctgtctgcagtcttctttgctggCGGGGAACTATGGAGGTCTGCTGTGGGGGTcgagtttgtgatgagggggattggagcagagggtacagtgagtgggttttcGGTTAGATTGTTTGgctgcattggggttgtcctggtagaggtccttttgtgtgtgtgtgtgtgtgtgtgtgtgtgtgtgtgtgcgtattcacctatttgtactcgcctatttgtggttgcaggggtcgattcatagctcctggccccgcttcttcactgattgctactaggtcctctctctcccagctccatgagcttaatcaatattacaacccaggagtccaaatggcctgttatcctgggtgtaaagggagcaaaataaacagcagaaaaacttttgacatattatccttcaccaatttagaacagaagtatg is a window from the Cherax quadricarinatus isolate ZL_2023a chromosome 68, ASM3850222v1, whole genome shotgun sequence genome containing:
- the LOC128697665 gene encoding kin of IRRE-like protein 2, whose amino-acid sequence is MPTVAPLPFPCFYRRFAGEESEEEEESEEEEEEEEEKAPPRITWGRANVNTAYFDEHSDTNVTAIVGLKATLPCQVLNLGTKDQVSWIRQRDLHILTVGVSTYTSDERFKVRHPEESRHWFLEISSVTFRDAGVYECQVSTSPKISLPVLLAVEVQKARIAGPSEVYIQNGSTIRLTCRVNTHSDNVGAVVWYRDSYRLDYDSPRGGVSVEIEKTPSRTTSKLFLTPALKVDSGNYTCRPDCAQPASVIVHVVNGEESAAVQTALSSAVDSDTRLLSCCSLLLLLVLLWPPCR